One genomic segment of Pyruvatibacter mobilis includes these proteins:
- a CDS encoding TetR/AcrR family transcriptional regulator, translated as MTGQTRKGRKSASYHHGDLKRELLAAARALLEEVGPEALSLRSVARAAGVSQAAPYHHFEDKDALLAALATEGFAELSAHMDAQSRDAGTSGAHMGGLGAGYILFAVRNPALFRLMHGPRFVAKDKYTELLETAAHSYEMLRAGVTACLGDAPTAQEIDTACTAAWSLVHGASMLVVDGRVQVGDSDEDIIAFAARMTGQLPLRGV; from the coding sequence ATGACAGGACAGACACGAAAAGGGCGGAAATCCGCCAGCTATCACCATGGAGATCTCAAGCGCGAGCTGCTTGCTGCGGCCCGGGCGCTGCTCGAGGAGGTGGGACCGGAAGCGCTGTCCCTGCGCAGCGTTGCGCGGGCGGCCGGTGTCAGCCAGGCCGCGCCGTATCATCACTTCGAGGACAAGGACGCGCTTCTCGCGGCCCTGGCCACTGAAGGCTTTGCCGAGCTATCAGCGCATATGGATGCCCAGTCGCGTGATGCCGGGACGAGCGGCGCGCATATGGGCGGGCTGGGGGCCGGCTACATTCTCTTTGCCGTGCGCAACCCGGCTCTGTTCCGCCTCATGCACGGGCCCCGTTTCGTGGCGAAGGACAAGTATACGGAGCTGCTTGAGACCGCGGCGCACAGCTACGAGATGCTGCGCGCAGGCGTAACAGCCTGTCTCGGTGATGCCCCAACAGCGCAGGAGATCGACACGGCCTGCACGGCGGCCTGGTCACTGGTGCATGGGGCATCCATGCTGGTGGTCGATGGGCGGGTCCAGGTGGGTGACAGCGATGAGGACATCATCGCCTTTGCCGCCCGCATGACCGGCCAGCTGCCGCTGCGCGGTGTCTGA